Sequence from the Castanea sativa cultivar Marrone di Chiusa Pesio chromosome 12, ASM4071231v1 genome:
ACTCTATATTAAATATactttctttttactatttttagttgaggagagagagaaagttgatTAAAAAACACTAAAGAAATAAATACAACATCTTATAATACAATTCTATGAATTTGGCATTTGCCACGTCTCATAAGGTGTAGTGTTTGGTGTTTGGCGTTTGGTGTGATTGGAACACCTAATGCTAATGCATCTCTTCCTAGTTAATTTGTATTCACTGGTTTGTCAGCtgcccagccaccaccacttactTGTACTGGCTGTGCCATTACCCattactaaacaaaaaaaacttttttatttgcttGCCCATCGTGGCATTCTTGTCTACCACGGCATGGGTATTCTCACTTGTTATctctcatggcatgcacctagtggttctaactcctccctcttttgggtggtatgtcatctcAGCAGGACATTTCCCCCTAAAGAGTTTGAGTAGGAACCCCAGAATAGGTTTTCCTCTTCTCCTAACTGtcagaccataccctctcttacctctgacccaacACCCCTATATTGCTTGGGTACAGGTTGGTAGTGTCTGGGCTTTGCACGTGCTTCTCTTCTATGTACATCGAAAGCTTGTTTCTTGCTCATGCATTTGCCATGGTCTGGAGGTTTATCTATGCATTCTGCCACTTATCCTTAGCCTCTTATGGCGTGAACTATCTTCTAATTTTCTGTTCTTTATTGGCTTGCTCCTTTCAATGGCTGGGCCTCATTTAATTGTGGGTTCTCCCTTCTTAAGCCCATTCTTTGCTCCTTTCATAACCTTTGTTGTCATTTCTGCCATATCACTCTGTCGTTCCTGCTATGGTGTTATTCAACCCACGCCTGCTGGGTCTCTTCTGGTCCTACTGCACGTTCTTCTCCCAATTGGTTTCAATGACCTAGTATGATCATTGGATTTATACGCATGCTACTTTGGGCTTCCTGGACCCATTACATTGCTTGTGGGCTCCTTTGGCCCATTTCTTCCTTGTTGGGCATCCTCAGCCCATTTTCCTTCCTTGGGCGTCTTCGACCCATTTCCAACTCTACATTCTCATGGGCTTCCACTAACTCCTTTTGAGCTTCCCTGGCCCaattattatattcttcatCCTTAGGGTTCATAGGATTTCCACAAACCCCTTACTTACTTACTTCATTACATCAAGCCTGTTGTAgctcattctcacttttctatatTACATAATGCCCATGAGTTTATTGCTTCTTCCTTTGGGCTCCCGttggcccatttgctttctCAAGGcccatttgtttgctttataaGCCTAAGACTCATCATTCCTGTCATTCAGGCTTGATGAGTTTCTTACTCTCAATCCATTAACTCTCTTCTTGCCCATATGGTGGGGCATCTTCCTGCTGCTGGGCTTTCCCAAAATGAGCATACACAAAAGttactaaaaattataactttcaTTAAATACAATACAAATAAGTTATCAAAAATTATGGCTACCCAAAGGTACATACAACTTTAGAGAagttttattattgttactaTAAATACCTAGGTTTTAAATTGTCTTTTACCAAAATCATTACAAAAttaattcttctttttgttgtAGATGGGATTTGATCTGAATCtcttattttaggaaaattattgaatactccagagtaccataaatgcgtactacTGTCACTCACATGAATTGTAGGTCACACTGTAAAGGTAAATACAATTTTAGAGAagttttattattgttactaTAAATACCTAGGTTTTAAATTGCCTTTTTACCAAAATCATTACTaaatttacttcttcttcttttttgtgtagGTGGGATTTGATCTGAATCtcttattttaggaaaattattgaatactccgaaataccataaatgcatatttctctctctcacataaatTGTAGGtctcattataaatttaattagtgggactcaCAATTATGTAAAAAGGAAAAGTATGCATTTATAGTATTCCGGAGTCCTCAAAATTACCCCTTATTTGACGATAAGAGATTTTAATAAccacacatttttatttttattaaaagttagAGAGATATTGAGATTTTACGTTAAGGAGGAAGgtgtaatttgatttttttttttttttttatttaaagaaacaATCTAAATAAGATGTACAGCTTTTTATATagataagggttttttttttttttttttttttgagaagagattAAAATAAGTTGATTGATGACAATTTTGGCGTTTATGGTTGGACCATCAGCCATTGATCGTGATCATGAATGCAGCACAAAGCGGGTGATGTTGATATCCCATATATGACGTACGTGCCATGGCCTATCAATTTCCATGGTTACTATAAAGCCACACCTCCCTAGTAAACCCCACTCTGATTTTGGTTAAACGTAAGTCAGAGTCTGAACTTCTCTTAGAGCTGTGGATATGGCTGGGAAACTCATGAAAGCAGTGCAGTATAATGGCTATGGCAAAGGACCTGATGGCTTACAGGTCATTCTATTTCaagtattttatttcttattgtattttttattgaaataaaataattagtagaTTACGGTTAGCTTTAATTGGTTTGAATTACTTtacactaaaaacaaaaaatggtttTTCAGTGGTACTTTGTTAGTGACTACATGTGGGAGGGTCAAGACGTAACCAAAAGTTATATAGTTTTGAATTAGATTGTTTCGTGGAATCATAATTGAATTTGGGTGGTGACCCAGTTGATAATTTTGTGAGATACAGGTTGAAGAAAGGGCTTCCTGTTCATTgtgtttgttttccttttaattgtACATAAGCGTTGTTTGTTGGAGAATGAAAatggtttttgttatttttattaaattttaaggaaTTTGCTGTCATTTATTTTAACTTATGGCATCTACTTCATGATAAGTGATGTTATGTCAAGATATCAATTAGTTTTGGGTGTGGGCAGAATTCAATCCCAATCCCTCATTGGGCAAATTAGTTTTGGTTTACTTAATTGAGTATATGGAATATATATAGGTTGTACCTAGTGCGAAAAACTCAATTCTGTGTACAAAATCTTATTGAAGTAGAAGGCTAGATGGGTAATGGGTTACAGTTTCAGTATACATGATTCTTTGTGAAGATAGACTGTGAGAAAAAGACTTGTAGCACCATGGAAAACCAAAATCTCTGCATTTGAATATCAGGACCTTCTATTATGTGATTGTTTGATTTGctaaaatcttcaaattttatttctagttgatatgaaGTTTTAGATCAGTATTTAGGCTGTATAGGCAATAAGGTGAGTTGTCTTTTGCACTTTACTACTTTATTTACAAAGCAATAAAGCCATTGACAATTTGACATGGCCTTATTAAGATCACATGACTGCTTCAACTGAATCTTTCGTGAATTTCATGCTTGTTTGCAGCATGTTGAAGTACCGATTCCCACTCCCAAAAATGATGAGGTTTTGTTGAAATTGGAAGCAGCAAGTCTAAATCCATTTGACTGGAAAGTTCAGAAAGGCATGCTGAGGCCTTTTCTTCCTCGCAAGTTCCCTCACATACCTGGTAAATCAGTGTGCTTTTGCTCCAATCCATGACACCCACACCCCCACCACCCCCAAAACCCCACAAAGGTCATACCCAATGCACAAAATTCCcattttttctgggtttggttgcaataatgatttttttagacaatattttaCTTTGGGAGATGTATGGGAATTTTTAGACCTCTTTGCATTTCAGAATCTTTTATAATTGGGTCTTGAAGTTGCTTGAATATGCATGCAAAActaatgaaatacaaaacagaAAGAAGGTGGGGAAAGGaggaataataaaattaataccaacaaattattttttgaattattggtataatttgggttttgtaaacTTTTGAAAACCATTTATTCTTAGCTAAAGAAATTTCTTGTTGGAACTTGGAACAGCTTCTGATGTGGCAGGAGAGGTTGTGGAGGTTGGACCAGGAGTGACAAATTTCAAAGCTGGTGATAAAGTTGTAGCTGTGGTTAACCCAATGGTTAGTGGTTGTATATACCTTTTGGATAGTTTTCCTGTTAGCTTAGGCACTTCTACTTTTGGATAAAGGAAAAAGTTGCCTTTCAGTTTACGAGAACCATGGTTCCTCTTGAGCTCATGCATTATATTTCTAAAACTTCCTACAGTGTATTGTTTCTCCATTGTAGTGTAGAGTGTAGACTTGAGCTCATGCATGGTTGAATACTCGTACATAAgttatttaaacattttaatatttttgctGTACTAGAAACTTAACCACACATCTTGTCAAACTAGCACAGTTTCATCATATGTGACACTTTGGCTCAGAACTTTGCCATAAGGGTGCGCACATGTTAACATGCATTTTATGTTCATGACAAAACCGTAGATTTCCTTGTCTTAATTTATACATTCTTAAATGTTTGTACTCGGTGATTGCAAGCAATGCTATCAAAACCAGGCTGGACTGATTGGTCGAATCAATGAGCATCCcagctttttttctttcaccaaAGTGGACTAAACTTCACGCCACTTGAACCAGCAAGCTTCAAAGTAGCCTGGTGTAAATAAGGACAAGGTTAACTGAGTCTGAAGAGGAGGGGAACAAGTTGTGAAGTCATTAGAGCTTAATGGTTTTCTATGTGCAAGTGACATGAAGAATAAACTTTTTCAAAAGCTGATCTTAAAGAACCCTTTTCTTATGGAAACattattattaagaaacttCTCAATATTCTCCACATATTTTCTAAGTATTCGATTTTCAGATATGTGTGGTGTGCATTAGACACAGAGCTGGCTTCTTCCAAAAGTACCTAGTATGGGAGGTACTAGATATGGTCATTAGGCTTGACTGTGCTATTTTATCTAAACCAATTTTAGGTTTCCTCAGTTTATGAACCTGCTGATATAGAATGTGTCATCTATAGTATGTCATGcattaattttctaaatttctaCTATCTTAATGTCTGTATGGTTTGTGTAATGTAAATGAATGACAGAATGGTGGTGGACTAGCAGAGTTTGCTGTGACCAAGGAGAACATTACAGTTGCAAGACCATCTGAACTTTCAGCAGACAAAGTAGTAGGCTTGCCAATTGCAGGTTTGACGGCTCACCAGGCTATAACACAATCAGCTGGTGTCAAGCTTGATGGAAGTGGAAAGAAGAAGACAAATATTCTGATAACTGCTGCTTCTGGTGGTGTGGGTCACTATGCTGTTCAACTGGCCAAGCTTGGCAATACTCATGTGACAGCCACTTGTGGTGCTCGCAACATTGAACTTGTAAAGAATTTAGGTGCTGACGAGGTTCTTGACTACAAGACCCCAGATGGGGCAGCTCTGAGGAGCCCCTCTGGCATAAAATATGACGCAGTTATTCACTGTGCAACAGGCATTCCTTGGTCTACTTTTGAGCCTAATTTGAGCCCAAATGGTAAGGTAGTTGATATTACTCCTAGCCCTAGTGCCCTGCTGACTTTTGCCCTGAAGAAACTTACATTGTCCAAGAAGCAATTGGTGCCACTAATAGTAATTCCCAAGAGTGAGAACCTCCAATATCTTGTTAACTTGGTCAAGGAAGGGAAGCTCAAGACAATAATTGACTCAAAATATCCCCTGCGCAAGGCCAAAGATGCTTGGTCTAAGAGTATTGATGGCCATGCAACTGGGAAGATCATTGTGGAGCCTTAGGTAAATGTAATATGCCCTGAATTTCTGAAGTTGatgtaattcaataataagaTTAGTTAAGGGCCATGCATATACAGATATGGAAAACAATGCATCTGGGGATGTTTGGTTTTGCCTTGTAATTAAGTTCAATCGACCTGTTTCTGCAAAATGATGATGTTTAGGTTATATGTTCTTGTTGTGGCTTTGGTCATGTTTGTTATTTAATACAGATTCTCTCACCTGTCTCACTGGGACAGTGGGAGTCCTGGGACCTTGCCATGTCAATACAAACACAGAATTGAAACACAATAGTAGTTAGCAACAATTGTAGACAAGGATCCTGCTAAATCATGTAGCAATTGGAAACCTTttaaaatactatagataataaataaatagctcTCCAACGGTCTAAGCACTCAGTCTTGAAAAGTGAGTCTAAATTATAATATGccttaaaacaaaacaaaacaagcaaacaaaattgaaatttaacaactttttttcacATATATTGGAAACTTTGTAAAGAAATCAAGAATTCAAGATCATTTCTGACTCTGAAAAAGTGATTCTCAACCGTCTactcaaacaaaaagaagaaccTATTGGATCATTTTTGGTTTATTCTGTTCTTGCTGGGTGAGTATGGACTATTGAGTCAACATATTGGGTatgtcattttaaaaataagatcGGTCAAAGAACTGGAAAATGGCATAATTCATAGTTTTTATTAGTtgaaatgccaaattttatagtttttactttttacccAGAAAAAGGCTAATTTGCTCGTCGCTGGTAGAGTTTTCTCTAGAAAACTTTCGCCAGGTTGTGGCATTATCGTCCCTTCCTTGGAAGGAGAGTGTGTCCCTTGTAATAACACTTTTATTACAAGGCTAGGAGGTTCTTTTTAAGGGGCTTGGGAAACACTAAGTGAATACTCAGGTTTTTATTAGACATGGAAGACTTAACAAAACACCGAagctctctatctctcttggAAAGAGAGGGCCCTGGTCAACGTCTGAAGAGCGAGCAAGCCATTACTGAACATGGCATCGTTGCAAGACTCCTAACCAAACGTCCTTTAAATATAGATGCCATTGCCACCACCTTCACCCCTCTCTGGAGATCCAAGTCGGGTTTCAAGGTCATGAACATTGGCGATCAcgttattcttttttcttttgataacaAGACAGATGTGGAGCGTATTCTCCCTTCGAAGCCATGCAGCTTCGACAAGCACATCACTACTCTCTCCCGCTACGATAAGGATTCCACAATCAAAGCTTCAGAACTAACAAAGGTTGCCTTCTGGGTCCAAGTCTATGACATCCCACTGCGCTTCAAGCATAGAGAGATTGCATAACAAAAATGTGATCCAGTAGGAATGATACTACACCCTAACAAAGCTACGAATTATGATGGAGGCAGTTTCATAAGAATCAGAGTATTGATTGCTCTTAGCCTCTTTGCAGAGGTAGACTCATAACCCTGGAAGCTAGCAAGGTTCACTAGGTTTCCTTCAAGTATGAACGGCTCCCCAACCTCTGCTACTAGTGCGGTTGCCTTGTGTACGACGACAGAGATTGCGAGACTTGGATGGAGAGGGAAGGCAGCCTAAACTTTGGAGACCAGCAATTTGGATCTTGGCTCCGAGCTCCTCCTTTCAACGCCTCATGGAAGAAAGTAGTTACGGTCCCAGGTTTCTTTGTGAAGAAAAATTCTGGCACTGCCAGCCTCTCTACCTCGACCTCACCCCCCATTCCACTGACGATGGAGCATCAAGGCACCACTGAATCTACTCCTTCTCCCCTAAAGGCATTAAATGTGAGCTTTGAGAATCAAGGGAGCGAATCTGTTAGCGAAGCGGATTTCGCTCACCAATGAATATTGGAGAGATCCAAGGAGGACCCCGTGCCAAATTTCTCGAAGCTTAATGATTTTGAGAAGACAATACAAGAATTAGACAATGAAATCCACTGCTTTGACAAGGTGGCGGCAATCTCTTTGGGTTCAATTGATTCCCTGCCCGCTACAGAACAGGCCTACTCATCCCAATCAGCCCTCCCATCAGGCCCAACCATTGAGGGTTCCCATTCACAGCCCAAGAAGCCCACTCCACTAAATGACTTGTCAAACATTGACCTAGACCATATTCACCTCAAAGCCCAACCAAAAGGTAAATGGGTAAGAATCCTAAGGCCCATCCACACCAAAGGTAGCCATAACTTAGTGGCTATCTTAGGTAAACACACTCCCCTTAATCCTTTAGAATCCTTCATCCCAACAAAATGTAGAGTCCGTGTCGGCGCTGCCCAAGATGAAAACTGCCCACCAACAGCGAAGGTTGTTCTTCAGCCCCGCCGAGAAAGATGAGTTGGCTCTGCTAGAATGTGCTTTAGATGAGTGTGGTCTCATGGACCTTGGATATGTTGGAGAAAAATTCTCTTAGAAAGGCAAACACGCAGGTGGAATGGTTCTAGAAAGACTTGACAGGGCGATGGCTAACAACAGATGGTTCTCTCTCTACCCGGGTTCCAAGGTTCAACACCTCCACACCCATTCCTTTTATCACAAAGCTATTCTAATCAAACCGGAAGGTATAATTCCGCACCTAAACCGCCCTTTCAAATTTGAGCAAATGTGGCTACGGGAGGGGGGTTGTAGTGATACGGTGAATAAAGTTTGGGGGCCAACATCTCGGAGTGCTACCATGGTACAGATTGCAGGAAAAATCCAAGTTTGTGGAGAAAAGCTCACGGTTTGGAGCCAACAGTCTTTTGGTAGTATCAAAAAGCAAATTGAAATTAAAGGAAGACTACTCTCCAAAGCCGAAATTGTTGTAGCCAAAGGGAAACAAGACTATGAGGTGGTTAAAGTTTGAAGAGCAGAAGGCAATGATCTTCTTGATAAGGAAAGCCAAATGTGGCAACAACAGTCGAGAGCACTTTTCCTTAAATGTGGTGATCGCAACATAAGCTATTTTTACAGCAACGCTTCCCATCGATTTCGAAGAAACAGAATCGCAAGTTTAAGAAACTCTTCTAACTTGTGGTGTACGAAGGACAACCTGATTAGAGATATTGCTTGTGAGTACTACTTCTCCCTGTTCACCTCATCCCATCCAACGGATTTTTTTGCGATTATGGAGGTAGTTAAACCTACTGTTACTTAGGACATGAATACTCAGCTCCTCAGAGCTTTCCTTAAAGAAGAAGTGGAAGAGGATATCAAACAGATGGAGTCTATTACTGCCCCAGGCCCTGACAGTATGCCACCCTTGTTCTATCAATCTTTTTGGTCTTTAATTGGTGAGGATATTCGCTCTGTTGTGCTTCATTGTTTGAATAACTGCAAAATTCCTAGAGAAATAAATAGTACCAATATCACCCTGATCCCAAAGGCCAAATCCCCTGAGTTTATCACTGATTATAGGCCGATCAGCCTATGTAATGTCATGTGTAGAATTGTCTCTAAAGTCCTAGCTAACAGACTAAAAGTTGTTCTCCCATCAGTAGTATCAGAGAACCAAAGTGCCTTTCAAGCAGGAAGGGTCATCACAGATAATATCCTGATGGCCTTTGAAACGCTCCACTACATGAAGCACCATCAAAAGGGTAAGTCAGGCTTCATGGCTCTAAAGTTAGACATGAGCAAGGCCTACGACCAGGTTGAATGGGTATACCTAGAGGTTCTTATAAAGAAAATGGGATTTGATGTGAGATGGGTTGATCTTATCATGGAGTGCATTTTGACTGTCAGTTATTATATCCTTATTAACGGCGAACCCTCTCCAATAATCCAACCCTCAAGAGGACTACGCTAGGGTGATCCACTGCCACCATATTTATTCCTCCTCTGCTCAGAGGGCCTTCACAGTCTATTACATGAGGCGGCGGAATCTAAATAGATCCGAGGTATGTCCATATGCAAAAGGGGCCTTCGGTTAACCCACCTATTTTTTGCCAATGATAGTTTAGTCTTCTGTAGAGCCTCTCTAGATGAATGTTGTAGAATTCAAGATCTGTTGGATTGTTATGAAAGGGCCTCTAGCCAGCAGctgaatcaaaacaaaaccGGCTTATTTTTCAGCAAATCCACGCCTCCACTCATTTTAGATCAGATCAAAGACTCTCTGGGTGTTCAAGAGATCAAACAGTATGAAAAATACCTTGGCCTTCCCTCTCTAGtgggaagaaagaagaaggcaagCTTGCTTTAAATCAAGGAAAGGGTCGCGGCTAAGCTCCAGGGGTGGAAAGAACAGCTATTGTCACAAGCTGGTCATGAGATTCTCCTCAAAGTTGTCATACAGGCAATTCCCATCTATGCCATGAGCTGTTTCAAGCTCCCGGCCACTCTTTGTAATGACATTGAGATCTTAATTAGGAAATTCTAGTGAGGTTAGAGGAAATCAGAGGAAGATCCACTGGACCAAGTGGAGCTCTCTATGTAAACCAAAAAGCTTGGGAGGGATGGGTTTTAAAGAACTTCAGAAATTCAACGACACCATGCTAGCCAAACAGGTTTGGCAGTTGCTAGACAACAAGTCCTCTTTGTTTTACAGATTTTTTATGGCAAAATTCTTCCCAAACGTGCTAAGGAAGGCAATGGTTCATTCGCTTGGAAGAGAATATTAAATGGTAGAGAGGTGATCAAAAAAGGGGTGCAATGGAGGGTGGGAAATGGGTCCTTGATTCGGATCTATCATGAAAATTGGCTCCTTGATCCATATAATAAAAGAGTGGTGCCTCCGAGGGGTTTCCTTGGCAGTGATGCCTGGGTCTCAGTCCCAATCGATTCGGACCAACACTACTAGATTAAAGAAGCAATTGACAACATTTTCTTGCCCCATGAAGTTTCTCTGATCTAATCAATTCCGCTCAGCCTTAGCGATTGTGAGGATAAGTTGTTTTGGTCTCATACTCTTGATGGCACATACTCAGTCAAATCGAGGTACAAAGTTCTCATGGAGGAAGAGTTGAAAGACGAACCATCAGCCTGTGATTTAACACTTACTAAAAGCCTATGGAAGGGCATTTAGAGCTTATGAGTCCCCAGCAAGGTTAAAACTGTATTATGGAGAGCAAGGTCAGATTCACTGCCTTCAAAAGCTAATCTGGTGAAAAGGAAAATTGCAAATAATGGCCTCTGCCCGGGTTGCAAACTCAGAAGTGAGACCTCGCACCATGCTCTTTGGTCTTGCACTGCACTATCTCCAATTTGGGAGGTCAAGTTTACTTGGCTAAGGAAGATCTCCAGAAATTGCGATTCGCTGTTGGAAGTCATACAGCTCTACCAGGAACACAGTGATCTCTTGGATTTGTTTGCCATGATCGTGTCTTTGGTTTGGGCTCACAGAAATCAACTCCGTGTAGGTGAAAGCATTGTCCCGTTGGTTAAGATTAATGCCTTGGCTGTGGACAACCTGCAGGAGACCAGAGAGTAGCCTTATCACCCTAATCGCCCCCAAAGACAACTATAACCTCGAGCTGGAGTCCTCCACTAGCGGGTTGGGTGAAAATCAATTTTGACAGGGCAATgtttaaagaaaagaatttaGCAGGTCTGGGAGGTGTTATTCGAAATGACAAAGGTCTTGTTATGGCTGCCTTTACACAAACTATTCCACTGCCTACATCAGTAGAGATGATGGAAGTGTTGGTAGCGCACAATGCCATTGGTTTTACGCAAGAACTAAGTCTAAATCAGGTACTAATTGAAGGAGATTCGGAAACTATCATCAAAGCTCTTTCCAGAGGAGGATTGGACTCTTCAAGCTTCGAGCACATCATCAAGAAAATTAACTTAATATCCACTGCCTTCCAATGTTTATCCTTTTGTCATACCCATAGGCTAGGAAACAGAGTAGCTCATAGATTAACAAGATTAGCATGTAAGTATTCCCCATTCCAGGTTTGGATGGAGGAATTACCTCCTAATATTGAATTTGTGTACCTTTCTGAAATTCCTTAATAAAATTTCTCCTCCCCCCTCCTTCTGGGgtggcttctcaaaaaaaacaaatgatccgatttttaaaaccacGTTTTATTTAACATAGTTGAGCTCAAATTTATTGCTTAAAACTTTTAAGTTAAATCAAATGTAACTCTTTTTATTTGGAAAGCAAAAGCCTTGAACTGAAGAGCTATCCATTTCAATTCTCAATCACATTTAAAAAGTAGCTCTGTTGCAATTCAATTAAGTGATTATCACTtggttaaccaaaaaaaaaaaagtgattatcACCAAGTCCAACCCATCAATCAATCCCTCTGTTCCACTTTAGATCATTTTGGAGCTTTCCATTACGTGAAATTGACTCAATATAGGatgaaacaaacaaatcaaGGAAGAAATTATTCACTTTAgcatctaaaatttttttagggaaaattatGAAATACACCCATAAAGTCTAgagttgtttaaattttacaccatAAATTCTTGTTTGTTATCAAAAGTAGTCCATCTGCTAGTCCACTAATGGAGGATCTATTTTTGCTAACGGATGAgaactttagggt
This genomic interval carries:
- the LOC142618280 gene encoding chloroplast envelope quinone oxidoreductase homolog, yielding MAGKLMKAVQYNGYGKGPDGLQHVEVPIPTPKNDEVLLKLEAASLNPFDWKVQKGMLRPFLPRKFPHIPASDVAGEVVEVGPGVTNFKAGDKVVAVVNPMNGGGLAEFAVTKENITVARPSELSADKVVGLPIAGLTAHQAITQSAGVKLDGSGKKKTNILITAASGGVGHYAVQLAKLGNTHVTATCGARNIELVKNLGADEVLDYKTPDGAALRSPSGIKYDAVIHCATGIPWSTFEPNLSPNGKVVDITPSPSALLTFALKKLTLSKKQLVPLIVIPKSENLQYLVNLVKEGKLKTIIDSKYPLRKAKDAWSKSIDGHATGKIIVEP